From Salvia splendens isolate huo1 unplaced genomic scaffold, SspV2 ctg534, whole genome shotgun sequence:
AGACATCATATAATGACCACATACTCCACCGCCTTACACGTAATGCAATTGTGGCTTCCTTTTAGCCATGAAGAACACAATGTTAATTCAAAAGTCCACCACTAATCAAGTCGATGATGCACCTGCTCATCACCTACTCATCATCTCCAACAAAGATATTCTTAACTTTTAAGTAATTGAGTTTAGCAATCAACCCAGAATATGCACCTGCTCATCACCTGCTGTTGCGACAGCTTCAGCCCAGAATTCTCGGGGTAAGTCTTTCCATTTGATCATACTCCTCGCCATATTAAGAATTGTCCGGTTCTTTCTTTCAGCAACACCGTTCAGTTGAGGAGTATATGGATGTGTAAGCTGGTGAATGATTCCATGCTCCTTGCAAAACTTTTCGAACAGATCGGATGTGAACTCGCCACCTTGGTCTGATCTGAGAACTTTAATATAGTGTCCACTCTGTCTTTCAACAAGAATTTTGAactctttgaaaatatcaaacacCTTAGATttcattttcaagaaatacacccAAGTCTCTCTGGAGTAATCATCAATGAAAGTTAGAAAGTACTGATTACCTCTGGTAGAAATAGGCTTCAGAGGACCACAAACGTCTGTGTGAACGATCTCCAACGGGCGTGATGCTCCCCATCTCATTTCTTTTGAGAAACTTGGCATGTGATGTTTTCCCAGTATGCATCCTTCACAAACTTCTTCAAGATGATCAATATGCGGCAAGCCTTTCACCATATTCTTTGAGGACAGAAGCTTCAAACCATCAAAATTCAGATGTCCAAGACGCAAATGCCATAACCATGATTCATCTTTAACAATAGCATTCATGCACTTCAACATATCATGTTTCATGTTCAATGCAAATAATCTATTTTTGGACATCTTAGCAACCAAACTACCTCGAGCATCATTGATAGACAGATAAGAATTCTTGATACTAACATCAAATCCTTTCTCCAGCAATTGACCAAGACTCAAAATATTGCTCTTCATGGTGGGTACATAATAGAAGTCATATATAAAACCATGATTTCCATTATTTACCTTAATCAAGATGTTACATTTTCCTTGCACCGCAACTTTTGAGAAATCTCCAAAAGTAACATCCCCATAAGATGTCTTCTTCAGCTCCATGAAGAGTTCCTTGTTCCCGCACATGTGGTTACTAGCTCCAGTATCCAAGTACCACGTGTTGCACTGATCACCTTCAAGTCCTTTATGAGTAAAAAAGAGAGGTTGAAATTACTTGCTCAACATCGTCTCCACCTTCGACATAATTGACTTGTTGATTGGACCTGGTATTTCCGGTTGTTGGACACTCATAGTTGTAATGCCCGAATTTATGACAAGTATAGCACTCGACATTTGCTTTATCAAACCCTGATTGATTATAGGTTTGAGAATAACCGCATTTGTATCGCCTTCTTCCTCGTCCTCCTTGTCCATAAGAATTTCGACCTCTGGCTCGATAGGTAGAATATTGACATCCTCCCTCATTTTGATAATTATGGCCACGTCCTCCTTGATTTTGATAATTCTGGCCACGTCCTCCTTCGTAATGGTAACGTTGGTTGCGTCCTCCTCGGCCACGATAGCCTCGACCTCGGTTGTATCTGCCACGTGATGTCCCATGCTCAAACTTCTTGTCTTCTTGTGTTGACATCTTCGCTTGTAGCATATGCTCAAGTGACGGAGTGGTCTTTTTCTTCATGCGTTGTTCGTGGACTTCCAAGCTGCTCTGCAACTGGTCGATTGACATAGTGTTGAGATCTTTTGATTCTTCGATTGCCGCAACAACGTGCTCAAATTTCGACGTCAAGGAACGAAGAATTTTCTCAATGACACGAACATCTTCAATTATCTCTCCTTGCCTTTTCATTTGTTTCACAATAACTAATGTTCTAGTGAAATAGTCCGAAATATTTTTCGTTTCAGACATCGCCAAACTTTCAAACTCGCCACAAAGGATTTGCATTCGATGGATTCATCCAAACTTTCAACGTTGCCGCCATAGGTAGGATCgagtggctctgataccagaTTTGTTGGGTAtttgacacacaaaatatataaaatcactcaacaagaataaaatatgaaggATAAGTATTAATAAGCTTCTCACAAAatgattacaaaatacattcaaAATTCAGCACTACAAAACACTCTTCACTCTTTCTAACTTGAGCTAGGGCTCTTTCTCTCTTAACTCACTCacttctcttttctttcttgaTTAATGATTACAATGAACAACATAGGACTCCTATTTATAGGTAAATAAAGTTGATAGTATAGCTAACACATCCATGATATGTGTTCTACTTAGTTTAATTAGGAAGACATCATATAATGACCACATACTCCACCTGCTTACACGTAATGCAATTGTGGCTTCCTTTTAGCCATGAAGAACACAATGTTAATTCAAAAGTCCACCACTAATCTTCAAGTTGATGATGCACCTGCTCATCACCTACTCATCATTTCCAACAAAGCTATTCTTAACTTTTAAGTAATTGAGTTTAGTAATCAACAAGCGGAACAATACTTTTTGGTGTCTAACTCTCCACCAGAAAACCAATTGAAGATCGCCATGGCTACCTTGGCGGCCGACCTTGCCATGGATTCAACTATTGAACCGACGGATTCCATCTCTTTTGTGGGATCGCTTTATCCAGGAACTGATGAAGCGTTTCGGGGATAACATAGCACTAGACGAGTATGAAGCCTTTGCGGCCGTCCGCCACGACAGTTCTCTCACCGATTATGTCGCTACTTTTGAGGCCGGCCTCTTTCAGACACCTGACCTCTCCAACCACCAGTATCTTGGGTTTTTTCTAGCAGCGCCGCGTCCGGATATCCGTATGCATATGAAGGCAGcaaatatcacgaattactctGATGCAGTTCAGTTGGCACTCCGCATTGATCATGTGGCTACAGGTACCCCTTCGCTGCACAATCTGGCAGTTCGTCCCTTCACATGGGCCGACCCCCCCTCAAAGGGATTTTCAGTATCATCCTCATCTCATTCCATGACAGGATCGTTGCGCCCTTCCGTCCGTCGTTTTCTGAATGTGTCTTCAGAGGAATACCGATGGCACATCGTGGTTAAGATCAACCGTCCCCTTCCCTCTATCATCACTACTATTCCCCAACTAACCAATTCCCCAAATTTGGAAATTGGTTGAGGTCTAGCAGCCATGCCACTTGCTCATCTTCTTCATTTCCTACTGCTTCATCTCCTTCATTATGTATTGCTCCATCTTCTTCTTGATTTCTTACTGCTTCTTTATTGTGTACTGCTCCATCTTCTTCTTGATTTCTGATACGGTCCTACAACGGCCTGACCTTGAGCATGCAGGAGACGAGCCGTCGGAGTTAGATACGGGAGAAGAGCAGCAGCCGCAAGAAGAGCAGCAGCCGCAACGGTCCATTGCAGTATCGAAGCCGACAAGGAATAGGCGCCCGCCTAAGAGGCTTGGCGAGTTCGTTTCCAAATAAGAGTCTGAGAGTTTCATGTTTTatctttttgttatttttatttctagaatattgttttttattatttattttatgaaagaGTCGAGCGtatt
This genomic window contains:
- the LOC121790509 gene encoding uncharacterized protein LOC121790509 — translated: MKRFGDNIALDEYEAFAAVRHDSSLTDYVATFEAGLFQTPDLSNHQYLGFFLAAPRPDIRMHMKAANITNYSDAVQLALRIDHVATGSLRPSVRRFLNVSSEEYRWHIVVKINRPLPSIITTIPQLTNSPNLEIG